The genomic window TGTCGAGCCAGCTGCCGCCGTAGGTGTTTTGATAGACGCTCTTGCTGACCACGTCGCCGGTGGTGTGGTTGTAAGCCGCCTTGAGCTGCCAGTCGCTGCCGAACTGCTGCTCTAGGTTGACGAAAGCGGTGTTGGACTCGCGCTGCCACTTGGCCCAGTTGGTGGCGAAGTTGGTGGTGTGAGGAAGGTCTGATGTCGAGCCGTCAGCGGAGAAGTAGGGAATGGTGCCCCAGACCGAGGCGGTTGGATCGTTGTCCTGCGTCTGGTAGCCGAAGGTGAGTGAGGTGGTATCGGTGATGTCGCCCGTGAAGGTGGCCAGCAGAGCGAGCTTGTCCTCGTGGTAGCGATCGCGGAAGCTGTCGCGGTCGGTGTAAGCGGCGACCACGCGGCCGCGGTACTGGCCTTCCGAAGAGAGCGGCGTGTTCACGTCGACCTCGGTGCGGTAGTAGTCCCAGGATCCGACGGTTTGGCGAACCGATGCGGCGAAGCTGCGCTCGGCCTGCTTGCGGTGAAAGTTAACGGTGCCCGAAGGCTCGCCGGAGCCGCTGAAAAGTCCGTTTGCTCCGCGTAGGATTTCCACGCGTTGGTACAGGGCGGTGTCGTACTCTTGGTTAGTATCGTTGCTGTAGGTCGGAATGCCGTCGACCTGGAAGTCGGTGATTTGGAATCCGCGGGAGAAGTAGAGCGGGCGCTGCGTATCGTAGAGAGAAACGTTCACACCAGTCACGTTGCGCATGACGTCGTCCATGCTGAACATGGATTCGTGCTCTAGCCGCGAACTATCGATCAGGCTGATCGACTGTGGCGTCTCGCGTTCGCTGAGGGGCAGCCGCGTGGCGGCCCCGATGGTGTCGTAGTGGTCGCCGAAGACGGTGAAGCTCGAGAGGACAACGTAATCTTCCTCGCTCTCGCTTGTCTGAGCCAAGACCCCAGCGGGTAGGCTCAAGGCGCTGACGGAACATCCCAGGATGAGAGTTTTGAAGTGGTTCATATCTGAATCTCGTTTGTACTTGCTAAGCGGCGACTGCCCGAACGCGGGCGGCGCCATCATGCGCAGAATAGCGCTTCGGACGGTCGCGGCGCCGCTCCCATACGGATTCTTACGACCCCCAGCGGGATAAAAGCGGGTCTGGCGACGCTGGGGTGACGCCTAGTTGACGGGTGGCGGGTGACGGTAGAACGGGCGGCTGGAAGAGGTTTTCGCCTGTCGCTATTGGTGACAGAGCAGGACGAATATCAAGAGCAGCAGCAAGGGACCGGCGAAACAAATGAGTAGACGGAATCTTTCGGTAGCGCGTTCTGTCATGGGGATTCTTGCGCGTTTCGCGGTACGCAGTCAGGTCGAGAGCTTTCCTAGTGTCTGCGAGAAAACCGCTTCCGAATAATGGTCCGTGGCTGGTTCGATTGCGAGGAGCTGAGCGTCGTCGGGGCCTGCAATGTAAAGAATGGGGCGCTTGGCGGAGCGTGCATCGCAGTGGAGGCTGCGAGCGGCCCTGAGTCCGAGTTGGAAGGAGGCGAGCTCGGAATAAACTCCGATCGCGTCGTCGCTGAGTTCGATGGTTTCTATTTGAATCCGGCGTCGATGAGTGGACTCGCAGTTGGCTAGGGTGACCTCGATGGCTGCGTCATTCTCGGCGAGGAGTTGGAGGAATGTGGCAAGGGAATAGGGATGAAGCGAAAGCAGCGTCGCGGTGTCGGGAACGGCGGGGAACTGATCGAGCGCTAGGTGAACGGCCTCGTCTTCTTCTGGAGATTCGATGAGCGTTTTGATGTAGTGTGCCCATTCGCTAGGAGGAACTGTCTGCGGGGCGCAGATTTGGAGAAACTCTTGGCCGTGGGGATTGCGAAACTCGATGCGTCCCGGGGAGCTGCAGCAGTCGCAAGTTTGCACGCGTCCGGCTAGAGAAGCATGCGAGTCGGGACGAATCAGCAGCCGATTGTCTCCCGATCCCGCGAAACCTCTCTCGTGGTTCCAATTAAGAATAGGCGGCTTGGTGAGGGCGACCAGACGAGCGAAGGCGTGCTTGGTCTGGAGGTAGATGGATTCAAAGTTCTCGGCAGAGAGGTCGAAGGTGTGTATCCAGTTTCTTGGGATCGTTATTCGTCCATCCGCATCGGTCCGAAAGCAGATCGGCGCGTGGGCTTGTTGATGGCTGGCCGGGGCAGGTGTTGTCGGGAGTCGGTCCATTTGTGAGTCGGAGTGCGAGTGGGGAGGATCTGAGCGCAGACGTTTGCCTGAGGGCAGAAGCTCGCGATGCGACCTGCGAGCTTCCAAGCAGCGTCGCAGGCGAGAGCAGCTTCGATGGGGATGCAAAGTGTGATGCAGGTGCCCTCGGATGCGGGTTTCTGGGCGATCGAGAGGGAGACCGGAAGCTTGAGGTCCACAGCGCAGGCGCGGGCGATTTTTGCTAGATCGAATCCTGGGTGTTCGCGAGAGTTGGCGATTTCGCAGCGTATTTGATGAATGGATGCATTCATGGTTCTTGTTAGCTGCGGGGAGTTGGCAGCCCGCAGAATTGGGGATATCATAGCTGAACCAAGCTCGTTTCGCTGCCCCGAGAAGGATTCATAAGACCCTGAGAAGGATAAAAGGAGAGATCGGCGTCGCTGGAGCGCCGCCTAGGTGGCGGGTGACGGGGTGGCGGGGTGCGGGCGAAAAGCGAGCCCGGAGGTCCCGCTCCGCCGTGTTTCGTTCAACCGAAAAAGCGGCACCAGCTGAGGGCGAAACCTGTGTATACGAGAATCAATGACGCGGCGGTGGCAACGGTAGCGATGATTTTGCCGATGAGGCCAAAGGCTTCTCCGGTGTGAAGGAAGCGCACCCAGACGCGGGCTTGCATGCCAGCGCTGCGCTCTTCGAAGCGGGTGGCTTGCAGAATGTCGCCAGTGATGGGGTCGACCGATATCGGAGTGTAGCCGGCGCTCTGAAAGGGAGCAGGCAGGTAGACGGCTACATTGAGCGGCTGCAGGCCTTGTTCTGGCTGGCTGGAGTGAGGCAAGTTTATCCAGAGCAGATTGTATTCGGGAAATGCGGATGCGATCTTGTCGGCGATTTCCTGATACGGAAGGGGAGTGGCGTCTACGGGATGGTCCGGCAAGGCGGGCGGCTTGACCATGAGCATGCGAAAGTCTCGGAACTGCGGTGGCTCCTCTCCGAGGACTTGGAATACTAGCTTGTGGCCCCAGCCGAAGGAAATGACCACGGCGGTGCCTACAAGGACGATTAGCACAGGAAGGTTCCAGATTCCGAATACGTTGTGCCGGTTGAAATCGCGGGCTTTGCCTCGGACCTTTTTGTTGAAGAAGAGGGCTTTTTTGAAGAGGCGCGACTTCATGGCCCGCGGGAACCAAAGATAGAGGCCGGTGAGGCAGAGGATGAGGAAGGCGAGGTTGGATACGCCGGTTATGAGGCGTCCGGTGGAAGTGGGGCCTTCTTTGGCTCCCAGCCAGCGGTGCCACTCCTCGATGGTGTGCAGCACGTGGTGGGCGGGACCGGCTTGGGATTCGGCGAAGGCGCCGGTGTAGGGATTCGCGTAGATGAGGCGATCGCGGCCTTGCAGGATCTTGTAGGCTTTGTCGGCTTCTGGAAAGGTTTGAATGGCGGTCGCCTTGAAGTCGGGGAACTCCTCCGACAGGCGGGCCAGCAGTTCGTCGATGCTGAGAGCAGGAGGAGCGTCGGCGGGGACCTCTACTGCGCTTAGATCTCGATCCATCCAGTCCAAGATTTCCGCTTCGAAGGCGATGGCGATACCGGTAGCTGACATGATGGCGATGACGGTACCCGCTGCGATGCCTGAGAGCAGATGTATCCAGAATATGGTTTTTCGGAACATAGGTTAAGAGAAGAAAGCCCACGAATCTCACGATCGGTCACGAAAAGGTTTTTGTTTGAGTTCCGTTCGTGGTTGACCGTGTGATCCGTGGGTCGGTTATTTAAGTGGCGCCTACTCTCAGAATTTGATCGAGGTGGAGAGGCGTATGTCGCGGCCAGGGGCGGCGAGTCCGGCCACTCTCTCGAGTTGTCCGTTGTAGCCAGCGGTTGCCTGGTCGACGTAATATTTGTCGAAGGCGTTGTCGATGGTGAGCGTTACGGCGATATGGTCTTCCTCGCCGGTCACCCACTGGGCGTAGAAATCGTGCACGGCGTAGGACGGCTTGTAAGCGAGGGGCTCGGGGGACTCGTCGTACTCTTCGACGAAGTTGAGGGACCAGCCGACGTTGAGCTGCAGCTCGGAAAACGTATAGCCTGTATTGGCGTTCCAAGTACGACCGTAGGAGCTACCGAGGCCGAAGTCTGTATCGACGAGCGCTTCTCCATCGAGCTCCGGATCCGAGTGCGAGACTCCGAGGCTAGAGGTGAAGGCGCCTTGGCGTAGGCCGAAAGTGAAGTCGTAGCCCTCGACTTCGAGGTCGCCTGCGTTGTCGCGAACACCACTGGACACGATGACGTCATTGATGGTCTGCTGGTAGAGCGTGCCGTTGGCGAAGTAGGTTCCATTGTCGTACTGGAAGCCGATTTCCGCGTTCTCAGCCCACTCAGGATCGATGGATGCGTGGTTGGTGACGCCACCTTCGTTGGCTGTGATGAGGTCGATCGGCGTGACGCCGCGAAAGGCGGTGCCGTAGCTTACGTTTAGATCGAGCTTCTCCGTCGCGGCGAAGCTGATCCCGAGATTGGGGCTGAAGCCAGCATCCCTAAAGGTTTGGCCGTCCTTGTCCTGGTATTTGTATTCGTCCCAGC from Pelagicoccus sp. SDUM812003 includes these protein-coding regions:
- a CDS encoding PepSY-associated TM helix domain-containing protein → MFRKTIFWIHLLSGIAAGTVIAIMSATGIAIAFEAEILDWMDRDLSAVEVPADAPPALSIDELLARLSEEFPDFKATAIQTFPEADKAYKILQGRDRLIYANPYTGAFAESQAGPAHHVLHTIEEWHRWLGAKEGPTSTGRLITGVSNLAFLILCLTGLYLWFPRAMKSRLFKKALFFNKKVRGKARDFNRHNVFGIWNLPVLIVLVGTAVVISFGWGHKLVFQVLGEEPPQFRDFRMLMVKPPALPDHPVDATPLPYQEIADKIASAFPEYNLLWINLPHSSQPEQGLQPLNVAVYLPAPFQSAGYTPISVDPITGDILQATRFEERSAGMQARVWVRFLHTGEAFGLIGKIIATVATAASLILVYTGFALSWCRFFG